In Streptomyces nodosus, one DNA window encodes the following:
- a CDS encoding ABC transporter permease: protein MTTLALPAARFTDLLAAEWIKLRSLRSTSWALGSSAFAVIAFNANAARADYANYPGYGRVIQENFLSWALRDAFTQGAAMILVLAAASIGAATVVGEYATGLIRTTFTAVPDRRALMAAKVAVVTAVMTVYGAVVASASFAATQAILDGRGQGVPIGHPGALRVVMASALLAPVCALVGMGLGALIRHSATTMVVHVFVLLFLPSFITERYHWTACVRNALPFSAWLRLVDIDYGHQPFTLVSRWPTTVTGGWIVFGAWALVAAVVTVVAVDRRDV from the coding sequence ATGACCACTCTCGCCCTGCCCGCCGCGCGCTTCACCGATCTGCTGGCCGCCGAGTGGATCAAGCTCCGCTCCCTGCGCTCCACCTCCTGGGCACTGGGCTCCAGCGCTTTCGCCGTCATCGCCTTCAACGCCAACGCGGCCCGCGCCGACTACGCCAACTACCCGGGCTACGGCCGGGTCATCCAGGAGAACTTCCTCTCCTGGGCGCTGCGGGACGCCTTCACTCAGGGCGCCGCCATGATCCTGGTCCTGGCGGCGGCGAGCATCGGCGCCGCCACGGTCGTCGGCGAGTACGCGACGGGCCTGATCCGCACGACCTTCACGGCCGTCCCGGACCGGCGTGCGCTGATGGCCGCGAAGGTGGCCGTGGTGACCGCCGTCATGACGGTGTACGGGGCCGTCGTCGCGAGCGCCTCCTTCGCCGCGACCCAGGCCATCCTGGACGGCCGGGGCCAGGGCGTGCCGATCGGTCATCCCGGGGCGCTGCGCGTGGTGATGGCGTCGGCGCTGCTCGCCCCGGTCTGCGCCCTGGTCGGCATGGGCCTCGGCGCCCTGATCCGGCACAGCGCGACGACCATGGTGGTCCATGTGTTCGTCCTGTTGTTCCTGCCCTCCTTCATCACCGAGCGCTACCACTGGACGGCGTGCGTCCGGAACGCCCTCCCCTTCAGCGCCTGGCTCCGCCTCGTCGACATCGACTACGGGCACCAGCCGTTCACCCTGGTCTCCCGCTGGCCGACCACGGTGACGGGCGGCTGGATCGTGTTCGGGGCGTGGGCACTGGTGGCGGCCGTCGTCACGGTGGTGGCCGTGGACCGCCGCGACGTCTGA
- a CDS encoding ABC transporter ATP-binding protein, protein MIEVNRLTRRYGDTTAVHDLSFTVRPGRVTGFLGPNGAGKTTTLRMLLGLVEPTSGTATVSGRSFRRHPRGLHHAGALLDAGDVHGGRSARAHLAALARSNRIAARRVDEVLAEVGLTDAAARRRVGGYSLGMKQRLGIAAALLGDPPVLLFDEPLNGLDPEGVLWVRGLFRRLAAEGRTVFVSSHLMSEMEHTADELIVIGRGELIAAESLAEFSARGTRPTVTVRTPDAEALAAALSAEGATVAPQDGETLEVTGLGSDRIGEIAHEHHFLLRELSPQAASLEAAFMELTADSVEYLAGEPR, encoded by the coding sequence GTGATCGAAGTCAACCGGCTCACCCGGCGCTACGGCGACACCACCGCCGTCCACGACCTGTCCTTCACCGTCCGCCCCGGCCGTGTCACCGGCTTCCTGGGGCCGAACGGCGCGGGCAAGACCACCACCCTGCGGATGCTGCTCGGCCTCGTCGAGCCGACCTCCGGTACCGCCACCGTCAGCGGGCGCTCCTTCCGCCGGCACCCTCGGGGGCTGCACCATGCCGGTGCCCTCCTGGACGCCGGTGATGTGCACGGCGGCCGGTCCGCACGCGCCCATCTGGCGGCTCTGGCCCGCAGCAACCGCATTGCAGCGCGCCGGGTGGACGAGGTCCTCGCCGAGGTGGGGCTCACCGATGCCGCGGCCCGGCGCCGGGTCGGCGGCTATTCACTGGGCATGAAGCAGCGGCTCGGTATCGCCGCCGCGCTGCTCGGCGATCCCCCGGTCCTCCTCTTCGACGAGCCGCTCAACGGGCTGGACCCCGAGGGTGTGCTGTGGGTGCGGGGGCTGTTCCGGAGGCTGGCCGCCGAAGGGCGTACCGTCTTCGTCTCCAGTCACCTCATGTCCGAGATGGAGCACACCGCCGACGAGCTGATCGTCATCGGCCGGGGTGAGCTGATCGCCGCGGAGAGCCTCGCCGAGTTCTCCGCGCGCGGCACCCGGCCGACGGTGACCGTGCGCACGCCCGACGCGGAGGCGCTGGCCGCCGCGTTGTCGGCCGAGGGCGCGACCGTGGCGCCGCAGGACGGGGAGACGCTGGAGGTGACCGGGCTCGGGTCGGACCGGATCGGCGAGATCGCCCATGAACACCACTTCCTGCTGCGGGAGTTGTCCCCCCAGGCCGCCTCTCTGGAAGCCGCCTTCATGGAACTGACCGCCGACAGCGTCGAATACCTCGCCGGAGAGCCCCGATGA
- a CDS encoding DUF6879 family protein, translating into MSKVFRKTLVTAVVAAGTFLLTNALTPDQGELWQWTVSITLGSATLLVQYLVDFGERLETVEEYQKRRLREMKDRLTAHHAEMREAIDESFAKINDATELFSQVDRSVLRSDGVTRLARKYTQVGEHGSEIVKTFAQEEIGRLASLMESLSNGSAECPGENHEWLIDLTTCARRTVYATSTDVDRDFWFSEPAKRYLAAQGEAIKKRGVQVRRLFLVDEPEHVTEGLRTVCARQRTFGIDARIAVQSRLEPSVQVTPLNDFIIFDGELCYETEPDVRVVPVKTTLKMTPEHVRERVNRFNVLWEATEEGTETAD; encoded by the coding sequence GTGTCGAAAGTGTTCCGCAAGACCCTGGTCACGGCGGTGGTGGCAGCGGGAACGTTCCTGCTGACCAATGCCCTGACCCCGGACCAGGGCGAGTTGTGGCAGTGGACCGTGTCCATCACCCTCGGCAGCGCGACGCTCCTGGTGCAGTATCTGGTGGACTTCGGCGAGCGGCTGGAGACCGTCGAGGAGTACCAGAAGCGGCGGCTGCGCGAGATGAAGGACCGGCTGACCGCGCACCACGCCGAGATGCGCGAGGCGATCGACGAGAGCTTCGCCAAGATCAACGACGCCACCGAGCTGTTCAGCCAGGTGGACCGTTCGGTGCTGCGCTCCGACGGGGTGACCCGGCTGGCCCGCAAGTACACCCAGGTCGGCGAGCACGGTTCGGAGATCGTGAAGACCTTCGCCCAGGAGGAGATCGGCCGGCTCGCCTCGCTGATGGAGAGCCTCAGCAACGGCAGCGCGGAGTGCCCCGGCGAGAACCATGAGTGGCTGATCGACCTCACCACCTGCGCCCGGCGGACGGTGTATGCCACCAGCACCGATGTGGACCGGGACTTCTGGTTCAGCGAGCCGGCGAAGCGTTATCTCGCCGCGCAGGGGGAGGCGATCAAGAAGCGCGGGGTGCAGGTGCGGAGGCTGTTCCTGGTGGACGAGCCGGAGCATGTCACCGAGGGCCTGCGGACCGTCTGCGCCCGGCAGCGCACCTTCGGCATCGACGCCCGGATCGCGGTCCAGTCGCGGCTGGAGCCCAGCGTCCAGGTGACCCCGCTGAACGACTTCATCATCTTCGACGGCGAACTCTGCTACGAGACCGAGCCGGATGTGCGGGTGGTGCCCGTGAAGACCACCCTGAAGATGACGCCGGAGCACGTCCGCGAACGCGTCAACCGCTTCAATGTGCTCTGGGAGGCCACGGAGGAGGGGACCGAGACCGCCGACTGA
- a CDS encoding SCO2522 family protein — protein MTESVFQETTAQPRTQSVPLSHLSLELGHLYMEDFEAGPERLREHFAEVRIWVEAARAAAARRTGGRRPRISTCFLVDDYFTRFSTPAELVPVVLEEAAQAGLVIDYLARESGCAVADKIEIAESVAHRLVESPPPGSHGSRPPVSQTGWLANGQRTPTSRSAMDEVTGWQPPQETAARNHSVFMDVELWSEKDGQRLWSCPFLAAVWQLARLGLLRHLGEPVLTPRPWNGGDFPYDWDRLPPLLQLSPAAAPFCAYRTCTLMANRFLAVEDAVRLILDQVDVDSGALRQVAERSAREGAAVPAAVAQRAGYVFYEEPAHVSSAEET, from the coding sequence GTGACGGAGTCCGTGTTCCAGGAGACCACCGCCCAGCCCCGCACCCAGTCCGTGCCGCTCTCCCATCTCTCGCTGGAGCTCGGCCATCTCTACATGGAGGACTTCGAGGCCGGGCCCGAGCGGCTGCGGGAGCACTTCGCCGAGGTACGGATCTGGGTGGAGGCCGCCCGGGCCGCCGCCGCGCGCCGCACCGGCGGCAGGCGGCCCCGCATCAGCACCTGCTTCCTCGTCGACGACTACTTCACCCGTTTCTCCACCCCCGCCGAACTCGTCCCCGTGGTGCTGGAGGAGGCCGCGCAGGCCGGACTGGTCATCGACTATCTGGCCCGCGAGTCGGGCTGCGCCGTCGCCGACAAGATCGAGATCGCCGAGTCCGTGGCACACCGCCTGGTCGAGTCGCCACCACCGGGCAGCCATGGCTCCCGCCCGCCGGTCAGCCAGACCGGCTGGCTCGCCAACGGGCAGCGGACGCCCACCTCGCGCAGCGCCATGGACGAGGTCACCGGCTGGCAGCCGCCCCAGGAGACCGCCGCCCGCAACCACTCCGTGTTCATGGACGTCGAGCTGTGGTCGGAGAAGGACGGACAGCGCCTGTGGTCCTGCCCGTTCCTCGCCGCGGTCTGGCAGCTGGCCCGTCTCGGACTGCTGCGCCACCTCGGCGAGCCGGTGCTGACCCCACGGCCCTGGAACGGCGGGGACTTCCCCTACGACTGGGACCGGCTGCCGCCGCTGCTCCAGCTCAGCCCCGCGGCGGCGCCCTTCTGCGCGTACCGCACCTGCACACTGATGGCGAACCGCTTCCTGGCCGTGGAGGACGCCGTACGACTCATCCTCGACCAGGTGGACGTCGACTCCGGTGCCCTCCGGCAGGTCGCCGAGCGCTCCGCCCGCGAGGGCGCCGCGGTGCCGGCCGCGGTCGCACAGCGCGCCGGCTATGTCTTCTACGAGGAGCCCGCCCACGTCTCCTCCGCCGAGGAGACCTGA
- a CDS encoding SCO2521 family protein produces MRAPGESARPVVVCGETRTGLLPSFQALDGRAAAQLLRLRADEHVRVSERPNLYALSPEVLTGVDCRLPTANGARVRGVGTVATRAALTEGRVLQTTARFGAPAAGPDLRRPWGHYLVRPGLVEPLGKLPERAVAEGVLRGNGRGELDLGMIAEGLFAQLMRHPLLDHKAPFKSRRTRLRWVARRAPQGEGPSLARFTLAEDGLRTMELRLPDGTPAAAAAGLCEDLALHDWLLTTVVHMLDSSRLGASDGPSAVLALRPAVDHLLHLWMPGAHVDRTLGQLWDVLEREPGFTRQWGTLVQRIRDQLAVQAIPLLHRALSAP; encoded by the coding sequence ATGCGAGCCCCGGGGGAGTCGGCACGTCCGGTCGTCGTCTGTGGCGAGACCCGCACCGGACTGCTGCCGTCCTTCCAGGCACTGGACGGCCGGGCCGCCGCCCAACTGCTGAGGCTGCGCGCCGACGAACACGTCCGGGTCTCCGAACGCCCCAATCTGTACGCGCTCTCCCCGGAGGTCCTCACCGGGGTGGACTGCAGACTGCCCACCGCCAACGGGGCCAGGGTGCGCGGCGTCGGCACGGTGGCCACCCGCGCGGCGCTCACCGAGGGCCGGGTCCTGCAGACCACCGCCCGCTTCGGCGCCCCGGCCGCCGGACCCGATCTGCGCCGTCCCTGGGGCCACTACCTGGTACGGCCCGGGCTGGTCGAACCCTTGGGGAAGCTGCCCGAACGGGCCGTCGCGGAAGGCGTCCTGCGCGGGAACGGGCGGGGCGAGCTGGACCTCGGGATGATCGCCGAGGGGCTGTTCGCGCAGCTGATGCGGCATCCGCTGCTCGACCACAAGGCGCCCTTCAAGTCCCGGCGCACCCGGCTGCGCTGGGTCGCGCGGCGTGCCCCGCAGGGCGAGGGACCCTCGCTGGCGCGCTTCACCCTGGCCGAGGACGGGCTGCGGACCATGGAGCTGAGGCTGCCGGACGGCACCCCGGCCGCCGCGGCCGCGGGACTGTGCGAGGACCTCGCCCTGCACGACTGGCTGCTGACGACCGTCGTGCACATGCTGGACAGCAGCAGGCTCGGTGCGTCGGACGGCCCCTCGGCCGTCCTGGCGCTGCGCCCGGCCGTCGATCATCTGCTGCATCTGTGGATGCCGGGCGCCCATGTGGACCGCACCCTGGGTCAGCTGTGGGACGTGCTGGAACGGGAGCCGGGGTTCACCCGCCAGTGGGGAACCCTGGTCCAGCGCATCCGCGACCAACTGGCCGTCCAGGCTATTCCATTGCTCCACCGGGCGCTGAGCGCACCCTGA